The following are from one region of the Centropristis striata isolate RG_2023a ecotype Rhode Island chromosome 19, C.striata_1.0, whole genome shotgun sequence genome:
- the cdc26 gene encoding anaphase-promoting complex subunit CDC26, with translation MLRRKPTRLELKIDDTEEFESVKKELEARKRQREEAESGGVVGGASVISVDVIGGGASASASSSTAASRAELINERIGYKPHPKPATLPTLFGSLQF, from the exons ATGTTGAGGAGGAAACCGACTCGTCTGGAGCTGAAGATCGACGACACCGAAGAATTCGAGAGCGTCAAGAAGGAGCTGGAG GCCAGGAAGCGTCAGCGAGAGGAGGCGGAGTCAGGAGGCGTCGTGGGCGGGGCTTCTGTCATCAGTGTCGACGTCATTGGGGGCGGAGCCTCCGCTTCGGCGTCTTCCTCCACGGCGGCGTCAAGGGCGGAGCTTATCAACGAGCGAATTGGCTACAAGCCCCACCCCAAACCAGCCACGCTGCCCACCTTGTTTGGAAGTTTACAGTTTTAG
- the fktn gene encoding fukutin isoform X2 produces MPRVNRTAVLSLLVVSSSVFLLFQLHYYRKYFSKPGPHILSQTGHLTASDVQWTVKTFLSLAQRFRLPLFLADTAALTLLSHDALRQRDRLVREPHCSFLCTGRPITSFALHANQWKYEPGFLLAAEQRGFEMLELRGEDPRLAGLDTLSGGNIPLHFLLRLHGYIIQVVFLYERSGGYLWHGPLRLRATMDRRFAPFTRLDYGRHAGAYDRLELVLTVLDGLDVRIPRNISRFLSERHHARFLECRHRDARNFLQLYPDDSSPDALAFRMKVKSLLHATARTLAALHVPFWLSSGTCLGWFRQCGVISYSRDVDIGVLATDFRPDMVVAFRDAGLSLKHKFGKVEDSLELSFLRDDVKLDIFFFYEDGDELWNGGTQAKSGRKFKYVFPRFSLCWAELLELKVRVPCETLDYVMANYGAGWNVPVRSWDWKSSPSNVQENGVWPPSEWAELIQVY; encoded by the exons ATGCCTCGTGTGAACCGGACGGCCGTCCTGTCGCTGCTGGTCGTCAGCAGCTCCGTGTTCCTGCTGTTCCAGCTGCATTACTACCGGAAATACTTCAGCAAG CCCGGCCCACACATCCTGAGCCAGACAGGTCACCTGACCGCCAGTGACGTCCAATGG ACCGTGAAGACGTTTCTGTCGCTTGCTCAGCGATTCCGGCTGCCGCTGTTCCTCGCTGACACAGCTGCCCTCACGCTGCTCTCCCATGATGCTCTGCGGCAGCGAGACCGGCTGGTGCGCGAGCCGCACTGCAGCTTCCTGTGCACCGGCCGGCCAATCACATCTTTCGCTCTGCACGCTAACCAATGGAAGTATGAG CCCGGCTTCCTATTGGCAGCTGAGCAGAGAGGCTTCGAGATGCTGGAGCTGCGAGGAGAAGACCCCCGGTTGGCCGGTCTGGACACCCTATCAGGAGGAAACATCCCCCTGCACTTCCTGCTCCGCCTCCACGGTTACATCATCCAG GTGGTGTTCCTGTACGAGCGCAGCGGGGGCTACCTGTGGCACGGCCCACTGCGCCTCCGCGCCACCATGGACCGCCGCTTCGCCCCGTTCACACGGCTCGACTACGGGCGCCACGCTGGCGCCTACGACAG acTGGAGCTGGTCCTGACCGTCCTCGACGGCCTCGATGTTCGAATCCCGAGGAACATTTCCCGTTTCCTGTCTGAGCGGCATCACGCTCGCTTCTTGGAGTGCCGTCACCGTGACGCCCGcaacttcctgcag CTCTACCCTGACGACTCGTCTCCAGACGCCTTGGCCTTCAGGATGAAGGTCAAGTCTCTGCTGCACGCCACTGCCCGAACGCTCGCTGCGCTTCACGTCCCCTTCTGGCTAAGCAGCGGCACCTGCCTGG GCTGGTTCCGGCAGTGCGGCGTCATCTCATACAGTCGTGACGTGGACATTGGCGTGCTGGCGACAGACTTCAGGCCGGACATGGTGGTGGCATTCAGGGACGCCGGGCTGTCACTCAAACACAAGTTTGGAAAG GTGGAGGACAGCCTGGAGCTCTCCTTCCTGAGAGACGACGTCAAACTGgacatcttcttcttctacgaGGACGGAGACGAACTGTGGAACGGAGGGACACAGGCCAAGAGCGGCAGGAAGTTCAA GTACGTGTTCCCCAGGTTCTCGCTGTGCTGGGCAGAACTCCTGGAGTTGAAGGTCCGGGTCCCGTGTGAGACTCTGGACTACGTGATGGCGAATTACGGCGCCGGCTGGAATGTCCCAGTGAGGAGCTGGGACTGGAAGTCGTCCCCTAGCAACGTGCAGGAAAATGGGGTGTGGCCTCCATCGGAGTGGGCGGAACTTATCCAAGTTTACTGA
- the ythdc1 gene encoding LOW QUALITY PROTEIN: YTH domain-containing protein 1 (The sequence of the model RefSeq protein was modified relative to this genomic sequence to represent the inferred CDS: inserted 2 bases in 1 codon), producing the protein MATDRREDKDGELNVLEDILTEAPDQDDELYNPETERAVSDKKGTKRKSERSDSQDLKRLRPSTGHAPSRSSSTNKRTPGPPLSSSKKVASSPRTRHAAASYRHEYYEERKGRRGAREAPRSRGGDDVRRRDAPRGLEVLSQKLRRASPSPHEEDNQSEGEAAEYGSEAGSGSSSPAVSHEEEEDHEEEEEEEEEEGMDEEEEEEEEEEEGEKDEEDEEEEEEYERRGGEGNDYDTRSEAGDSRSASSVSFSDDGESVHSGSASEASGSEKKQEKLSSSVRAVRKGLENPTSKLRYILRDARFFLIKSNNHENVSLAKAKGVWSTLPVNEKKLNTAFRSARSVVLVFSVRESGKFQGFARLASESHHGGSPIHWVLPAGMNAKMLGGVFKIDWLCRRELPFTKTAHLSNPWNEHKPVKIGRDGQEIQPDIGAQLCALFPLDESVDVHQVARRVRHKRRTPSEPRPRGRPPQREPGRRRPEEYDLHGRKRPRADGPPDFNQRAGFIQDLRNQPVDRRFSNVRRDVFLNGSYNDYMRDYHHSVGPPAPWQTLAAYPGVEQQPPHHPPYYHHSHPPPPXPHQAYHHHHHPPLPPHEAPPPRFRDKQRAPQHRAFTSSPHDYDMRVDDFLRRTQAVVSSRRERERQRERERGGPRRERERDRARDRDRERERDKERGRYRR; encoded by the exons ATGGCTACCGACCGTCGCGAGGACAAAG ATGGAGAACTGAATGTTCTGGAAGATATTCTGACTGAAGCTCCGGATCAGGACGATGAGCTGTACAACCCCGAGACAGAACGAGCCGTCAGCGACAAGAAAG GGACAAAGAGGAAGAGTGAACGCTCTGACAGCCAGGATTTGAAGAGGCTCCGCCCCTCCACGGGCCACGCCCCCTCTCGGTCCTCCTCCACCAATAAAAGAACCCCtggtcctcctctctcctcctccaagaAGGTGGCGTCCAGCCCACGGACTCGCCATGCCGCCGCCAGCTACCGCCACGAATACTATGAGGAGCGAAAGGGGCGGCGAGGGGCCCGAGAGGCGCCACGGAGCCGCGGAGGAGATGACGTCCGCCGCCGGGACGCTCCCAGAGGACTGGAGGTCCTGAGCCAG AAGCTGCGGCGGGCAAGCCCCTCCCCCCACGAAGAGGACAACCAATCAGAGGGCGAGGCAGCAGAGTACGGGTCAGAGGCAGGGTCAGGAAGCTCCTCTCCCGCTGTGTCccacgaggaggaggaggatcacgaggaggaggaagaggaggaggaagaggagggcatggatgaagaggaggaagaagaggaggaggaggaggaaggagagaaggatgaggaggacgaggaggaggaggaggagtacgAGCGCCGCGGCGGCGAAGGAAACGACTATGACACTCGCAGCGAGGCCGGGGACTCGCGATCCGCCTCCTCCGTCAGCTTCTCTGACGACGGCGAGTCGGTGCACTCGGGCTCCGCCTCCGAGGCCTCAG ggtCGGAGAAGAAGCAGGAGAAGCTGTCGTCGTCAGTCCGTGCGGTCCGCAAAGGCCTGGAGA ATCCCACCAGCAAGCTGCGCTACATCCTGCGAGACGCTCGGTTCTTCCTCATCAAGAGCAACAACCACGAGAATGTGTCTCTGGCCAAGGCCAAG GGCGTGTGGTCAACGCTGCCCGTCAACGAGAAGAAGCTGAACACGGCGTTCCGCTCGGCGCGGAGCGTGGTCCTCGTCTTCTCCGTGAGGGAGAGCGGAAAGTTCCAAG GTTTTGCTCGCTTGGCGTCCGAGTCTCATCACGGTGGCTCTCCGATCCACTGGGTGCTTCCTGCCGGCATGAACGCCAAGATGCTGGGCGGGGTCTTCAAGATCGACTGGCTCTGCAG GCGGGAGCTTCCCTTCACCAAGACGGCTCATCTGTCCAACCCGTGGAACGAACACAAGCCGGTCAAGATCGGACGTGACGGACAG GAGATTCAGCCGGACATCGGCGCTCAGCTCTGCGCTCTGTTCCCATTGGATGAGAGTGTGGACGTCCACCAGGTGGCTCGCCGCGTTCGCCATAAGCGTCGGACGCCGTCGGAGCCGCGGCCTCGGGGCCGACCACCGCAGCGTGAACCGGGAAG GCGTCGTCCTGAAGAGTACGACCTTCACGGCAGGAAGCGGCCGCGAGCGGACGGTCCGCCCGACTTCAACCAGCGAGCAG GCTTCATCCAGGACCTCCGTAACCAGCCGGTGGACAG acgaTTCTCCAACGTGAGACGAGACGTTTTCCTCAACGGG tccTATAACGACTACATGAGGGACTATCACCACAGCGTGGGGCCTCCTGCTCCCTGGCAGACTTTG GCGGCGTACCCCGGCGTGGAGCAGCAGCCCCCCCACCACCCCCCCTACTACCACCACAGccaccccccgccccc ccctCACCAAGcctaccaccaccaccaccaccccccccTGCCGCCACATGAGGCTCCGCCCCCTCGCTTCAGAGACAAGCAGCGTGCACCGCAACACCGCGCCTTCACGTCTAGCCCG cACGACTACGACATGCGTGTGGACGACTTCCTGCGGCGAACGCAGGCGGTAGTGAGCAGCCGGCGTGAGCGCGAGCGACAGCGAGAACGAGAGCGTGGCGGACCCCGCCGCGAGAGGGAGCGAGATCGAGcaagggacagagacagagagagggagagggacaaGGAGAGGGGGCGGTACCGCAGGTGA
- the fktn gene encoding fukutin isoform X1 produces MPRVNRTAVLSLLVVSSSVFLLFQLHYYRKYFSKPGPHILSQTGHLTASDVQWQTVKTFLSLAQRFRLPLFLADTAALTLLSHDALRQRDRLVREPHCSFLCTGRPITSFALHANQWKYEPGFLLAAEQRGFEMLELRGEDPRLAGLDTLSGGNIPLHFLLRLHGYIIQVVFLYERSGGYLWHGPLRLRATMDRRFAPFTRLDYGRHAGAYDRLELVLTVLDGLDVRIPRNISRFLSERHHARFLECRHRDARNFLQLYPDDSSPDALAFRMKVKSLLHATARTLAALHVPFWLSSGTCLGWFRQCGVISYSRDVDIGVLATDFRPDMVVAFRDAGLSLKHKFGKVEDSLELSFLRDDVKLDIFFFYEDGDELWNGGTQAKSGRKFKYVFPRFSLCWAELLELKVRVPCETLDYVMANYGAGWNVPVRSWDWKSSPSNVQENGVWPPSEWAELIQVY; encoded by the exons ATGCCTCGTGTGAACCGGACGGCCGTCCTGTCGCTGCTGGTCGTCAGCAGCTCCGTGTTCCTGCTGTTCCAGCTGCATTACTACCGGAAATACTTCAGCAAG CCCGGCCCACACATCCTGAGCCAGACAGGTCACCTGACCGCCAGTGACGTCCAATGG CAGACCGTGAAGACGTTTCTGTCGCTTGCTCAGCGATTCCGGCTGCCGCTGTTCCTCGCTGACACAGCTGCCCTCACGCTGCTCTCCCATGATGCTCTGCGGCAGCGAGACCGGCTGGTGCGCGAGCCGCACTGCAGCTTCCTGTGCACCGGCCGGCCAATCACATCTTTCGCTCTGCACGCTAACCAATGGAAGTATGAG CCCGGCTTCCTATTGGCAGCTGAGCAGAGAGGCTTCGAGATGCTGGAGCTGCGAGGAGAAGACCCCCGGTTGGCCGGTCTGGACACCCTATCAGGAGGAAACATCCCCCTGCACTTCCTGCTCCGCCTCCACGGTTACATCATCCAG GTGGTGTTCCTGTACGAGCGCAGCGGGGGCTACCTGTGGCACGGCCCACTGCGCCTCCGCGCCACCATGGACCGCCGCTTCGCCCCGTTCACACGGCTCGACTACGGGCGCCACGCTGGCGCCTACGACAG acTGGAGCTGGTCCTGACCGTCCTCGACGGCCTCGATGTTCGAATCCCGAGGAACATTTCCCGTTTCCTGTCTGAGCGGCATCACGCTCGCTTCTTGGAGTGCCGTCACCGTGACGCCCGcaacttcctgcag CTCTACCCTGACGACTCGTCTCCAGACGCCTTGGCCTTCAGGATGAAGGTCAAGTCTCTGCTGCACGCCACTGCCCGAACGCTCGCTGCGCTTCACGTCCCCTTCTGGCTAAGCAGCGGCACCTGCCTGG GCTGGTTCCGGCAGTGCGGCGTCATCTCATACAGTCGTGACGTGGACATTGGCGTGCTGGCGACAGACTTCAGGCCGGACATGGTGGTGGCATTCAGGGACGCCGGGCTGTCACTCAAACACAAGTTTGGAAAG GTGGAGGACAGCCTGGAGCTCTCCTTCCTGAGAGACGACGTCAAACTGgacatcttcttcttctacgaGGACGGAGACGAACTGTGGAACGGAGGGACACAGGCCAAGAGCGGCAGGAAGTTCAA GTACGTGTTCCCCAGGTTCTCGCTGTGCTGGGCAGAACTCCTGGAGTTGAAGGTCCGGGTCCCGTGTGAGACTCTGGACTACGTGATGGCGAATTACGGCGCCGGCTGGAATGTCCCAGTGAGGAGCTGGGACTGGAAGTCGTCCCCTAGCAACGTGCAGGAAAATGGGGTGTGGCCTCCATCGGAGTGGGCGGAACTTATCCAAGTTTACTGA
- the ufc1 gene encoding ubiquitin-fold modifier-conjugating enzyme 1: MEEATRRAASQIPLLKTHAGPRERALWPARLKEEYQALIRFVEQNKAADNDWFRLESNPDGTRWTGTCWFIHELLRYEFRLEFEIPVTYPDTAPEVAIPDLDGKTAKMYRGGRICLTEHFAPLWARNAPRFGLAHLMALGLGPWLAVEVPDLISKGLVVHQEGQREAAAAE; encoded by the coding sequence ATGGAGGAGGCCACGCGCAGGGCCGCGTCACAGATTCCGCTGCTGAAGACGCACGCGGGGCCGAGGGAGCGCGCCCTGTGGCCGGCGCGCCTGAAGGAGGAGTACCAGGCCCTGATCCGGTTCGTGGAGCAGAACAAGGCGGCGGACAACGACTGGTTCCGCCTGGAGTCCAACCCGGACGGGACGCGCTGGACCGGAACCTGCTGGTTTATCCACGAGCTGCTGCGCTACGAGTTCCGACTTGAGTTCGAGATCCCGGTCACCTACCCGGACACCGCGCCCGAGGTGGCGATCCCGGACCTGGACGGCAAGACCGCAAAGATGTACCGGGGCGGCCGGATCTGCCTCACCGAACACTTCGCGCCGCTCTGGGCTCGCAACGCGCCGCGCTTCGGGCTGGCGCACCTGATGGCGCTGGGACTGGGACCCTGGTTGGCCGTGGAGGTCCCCGACCTCATCAGCAAGGGGCTGGTGGTCCATCAGGAGGGGCAGCGCGAGGCGGCAGCGGCGGAGTGA
- the prpf4 gene encoding U4/U6 small nuclear ribonucleoprotein Prp4: protein MSDDEDMAPAVKKSRVFYGSLEEKERERLSSEAARGSDAVKAGIEAGNINISSGETLELEERVSERQQEALAAFERRRRARQITVSTDDAEVKAGLRALGEPITLFGEGPADRRERLRSVLSVVGPDALKKSRRDEERAKRSQEECQQTWYHEGSASLKEARLWLAKYSLPRAVKRLDAARAQREIPEATRAIRQQELHKSLRNLNNFCSQIGDDRPISFCHFSPDSKMLATASWSGLCKLWSVPDCSLIRCLRGHNTNVGAIVFRPQAGVSLDESDVSLASCAADGTVKLWSLDSDEPVADIEGHSERVSRVSWHPSGRFLGTTSYDASWRLWDLEVQEEILHQEGHSKGVHDLTFHPDGSLAATGGLDAFGRVWDLRTGRCVVFLEGHLRDIYSTHFSPNGYHLATGSGDHTCKVWELRNRKCLYTVPAHQNLLSAVRFQPTDGHFLLTGAYDNTAKVWSHPGWTPLKTLAGHEGKVMGVDVSPDGKLIATCSYDRTFKLWLSE from the exons ATGTCTGACGATGAGGACATGGCTCCGGCTGTGAAGAAGAGTCGTGTTTTCTATGGGAgcctggaggagaaggagcgCGAGCGTCTGAGCTCGGAGGCGGCGAGAGGAAGTGATGCAGTTAAGGCGGGCATCGAGGCGGGGAACATCAATATCTCGTCAG GAGAGACCTTGGAGTTGGAGGAGCGGGTCAGCGAGCGGCAGCAGGAGGCGCTTGCTGCTTTTGAGCGGCGGCGGCGAGCACGGCAGATCACCGTCTCCACCGACGATGCCGAGGTGAAGGCCGGCCTCCGGGCGCTCGGAGAGCCAATCACGCTGTTCGGAGAGGGACCAGCTGACCGCCGCGAGAG gttgCGCAGCGTTCTTTCTGTTGTCGGTCCAGACGCCCTGAAGAAGTCGAGGAGAGACGAAGAACGAGCCAAGAGATCACAGGaggag tgTCAGCAGACCTGGTACCACGAAGGCTCCGCCTCCCTGAAGGAAGCTCGCCTCTGGTTGGCCAAATACTCTCTGCCACG GGCGGTGAAGCGTCTGGATGCTGCTCGCGCTCAGAGGGAGATCCCCGAGGCAACTAGAGCCATCCGGCAACAAGAGCTGCACAAGAGCCTGAgg aaccTGAATAATTTCTGCAGTCAGATCGGAGATGATCGACCAATCAGCTTCTGCCACTTCAGCCCAGACTCCAAGATGCTTGCCACGGCGTCCTG GTCCGGGCTGTGTAAGCTGTGGTCGGTGCCAGACTGCAGCCTGATTCGCTGTCTCAGAG GACACAACACGAATGTGGGCGCCATCGTCTTCCGCCCTCAGGCTGGCGTCTCCCTCGACGAATCAGACGTCAGCTTGGCCTCTTGTGCCGCCGATGGGACGGTGAAGCTCTGGAGCCTGGACAG CGATGAGCCAGTGGCGGACATCGAGGGTCACAGTGAGAGAGTCTCCAGAGTCTCCTGGCACCCGTCAGGACGCTTCCTGGGCACCACCAG CTACGACGCCTCGTGGCGTCTCTGGGACCTGGAAGTCCAAGAGGAGATCCTGCACCAGGAGGGACACAGTAAAGGAGTTCATGACCTGACCTTTCACCCCGATGGCTCGCTGGCTGCTACTGG AGGCCTGGATGCATTCGGCAGGGTGTGGGACCTTCGGACGGGACGCTGCGTTGTCTTCCTGGAGGGACATCTGAGAGACATCTACAGCACGCACTTCTCTCCCAACGg GTATCACCTGGCGACAGGAAGTGGTGATCACACCTGTAAGGTATGGGAGCTGAGGAACAGGAAATGTCTGTACACAGTCCCCGCCCACCAGAACCTGCTGTCAGCCGTCCGCTTCCAAc CCACAGACGGTCACTTCCTGTTGACGGGAGCGTACGACAACACAGCGAAGGTTTGGAGCCACCCGGGCTGGACGCCGCTGAAAACGCTCGCCGGACACGAGGGGAAG GTGATGGGCGTTGACGTGTCACCGGATGGGAAACTGATTGCCACCTGCTCCTACGACCGCACCTTCAAACTCTGGCTGTCAgagtga